Proteins encoded by one window of Mycolicibacterium sp. ND9-15:
- a CDS encoding histidine phosphatase family protein: MTVILLRHGRSTSNTAHTLAGRSEGVDLDDTGREQAQAVAARIGTLPIRAIVRSPLLRCERTVEPLAAALGLGVVVDERISEVDYGAWTGRKIADLVKEPLWTVVQQQPSAAVFPDGEGLAQVQARAVAAVREHDRLLAQEYEGDALWVACTHGDVIKAIVADALGTHLDSFQRITADPASMSVIRYTSMRPFVIHVNHTGDRLTSGLLPKPARTDGQADSGHGEGDGDVPPEDAVVGGSTG, translated from the coding sequence ATGACCGTGATCCTGTTGCGGCACGGCCGCTCGACGTCCAACACCGCTCACACGCTTGCCGGCCGGTCCGAGGGCGTAGACCTCGACGACACGGGGCGCGAGCAGGCGCAGGCGGTGGCGGCCAGAATCGGCACGCTGCCGATCCGTGCGATCGTGCGATCGCCGCTACTGCGGTGCGAGCGGACCGTGGAGCCGCTGGCCGCCGCGCTGGGCTTGGGCGTGGTCGTCGACGAGCGGATCTCCGAGGTCGACTACGGGGCCTGGACCGGGCGCAAGATCGCCGACCTGGTGAAGGAGCCGCTGTGGACGGTGGTGCAGCAGCAACCCAGCGCGGCCGTGTTCCCCGACGGAGAGGGTCTGGCTCAGGTGCAGGCCCGCGCGGTGGCCGCGGTGCGCGAGCACGACCGTCTGCTGGCACAGGAGTACGAGGGCGATGCGCTGTGGGTGGCGTGCACCCACGGCGATGTGATCAAGGCGATCGTCGCCGATGCGCTGGGCACCCATCTGGACAGCTTCCAGCGGATCACCGCCGACCCGGCGTCGATGAGCGTGATCCGCTACACGTCGATGCGGCCGTTCGTGATCCACGTCAACCACACCGGTGACCGACTGACGTCCGGGCTGCTTCCCAAACCGGCCAGGACCGACGGCCAAGCCGACTCCGGACATGGGGAAGGAGATGGAGACGTGCCGCCGGAGGACGCGGTCGTCGGCGGTTCGACCGGCTGA
- a CDS encoding DUF3090 domain-containing protein → MPRAIHVFRTPDRFVAGTVGQPGNRTFYLQAVHDNRVVSVVLEKQQVAVLAERIAALLLEINRRFGTPVPPDTGEVDDLSPLITPVDAEFRVGTMGLGWDSEAQTVVVELLAVTETEFDASVVLDDAEEGPDAVRVFLTPESAREFATRSNRVISAGRPPCPLCDEPLDPEGHICVRTNGYRRGAFAESDDDVDI, encoded by the coding sequence ATGCCCCGCGCAATCCACGTCTTCCGCACACCCGACCGCTTCGTGGCCGGGACCGTCGGCCAACCCGGCAACCGCACGTTCTACCTGCAGGCCGTACACGACAACCGAGTGGTGTCGGTGGTGCTCGAGAAGCAACAGGTCGCCGTGCTCGCCGAGCGGATCGCCGCGCTGCTACTCGAGATCAACCGCCGATTCGGCACCCCGGTCCCGCCCGACACCGGCGAGGTCGACGACCTCAGCCCGCTCATCACGCCGGTCGACGCGGAGTTTCGGGTCGGCACGATGGGGCTGGGCTGGGACTCCGAGGCGCAGACCGTCGTTGTCGAACTGCTTGCGGTGACGGAAACCGAGTTCGACGCCTCGGTGGTGCTCGACGACGCGGAGGAGGGCCCAGACGCGGTGCGCGTCTTCCTCACCCCCGAGTCGGCGCGTGAATTCGCAACACGCTCCAATCGGGTTATCTCGGCGGGCCGACCGCCCTGTCCGTTGTGCGACGAGCCGCTGGACCCCGAGGGCCACATCTGCGTGCGCACCAACGGGTACCGGCGCGGCGCCTTCGCCGAGTCCGACGATGACGTCGACATCTGA